The genomic region ACATTGCTTGTGTAAGACATAGATTCTCCTTAATTTAAGTATTGAAAGTTGCACAAAATTGCAAGCATATTATAGCTTCAGAATACTTTTAATTTCATCAATTTTTAAATTATTTTTAGAAATTTAAAGTATAATTGCGCCCTTTAGATTCAAGCGCATTTTCTTGCGTTTGCAAGGGCGTTTAAGTCCCAAAAAATACATCACTTTAAGAGGAATATGCAAACTTTTATCAGAATCTTTTTTTTCATATTTGTGCTTTTGCAATGTAGTGCGCAGATTCTAGGTGCGGTGCAAATTAGTGCGGTGCGTTACCAAGGCTCACAAGTCATCTCAGATGTGCTTGCAAGCGAGATTTCTAAGATTAAGCCCGGCGATGAGCTTAATATCCGAGCTGTGGATATTGCGGTTCAGGAGTTTTTCAAGCAGGGTTATTTTGAGGATGTGTATGCAAGCTTTGAATCTGGCGTGCTAACTTTTCATTTCAAGCAACGCCCAAAAGTCGCAAGTGTGGAAATCAAAGGCTATGGAAGCGAGCAGGAAAAAGAGACGCTTTATAGTCAAATAGGCATTAAAAAAGGCGATAGTTTTGATGAGGTCAAGCTCGAGCGCGCAAAGGTTGTGATAAAAACGATTTTGGAATATCAAGGCTATTATGGAAGCGTAGTGAATGAAGAGCTAAAAAGCGTGGGTGATGATGGCGCGTATGCTATCACGCTTAATATCAATCAGGGTGAAAATATCATCATTACAAAAGCGCAGTATGAGGGTAGAGAGAAGCTTAGTATTAGCGAAGTTGAAGAGCTAGCGGCAAATAGGCAAAAGCAGTTTGCTGGCTGGCTGTGGGGGCGCAATGATGGGAAACTGCGCCTCAATGACTTAGAATATGATAACGCGAGAATCCAAGATGCCTATATGCGTAAAGGATTCTTAGATGCAAATGTGAGTTCGGCTTTTTTGGAGGCAAACTTCAGCGATTACACCGCGCATTTACATTATAAAATCAACGAGGGCGAGCGCTATAAGATTTCAGAAGTGAAAGTGCTTTTGCAGATTCCGGTTATGGACGAGGAAGCTTTGGTTAAAAAGCTTAAAATCAAAAAGGGCGAGTATTTTAATATTGAAAATTTGCGTGCAGATATTGATATTATCAAGCAAGAGGTCGCGGATTTGGGTTATGCCTTTGCACGAGCAAATCCGGATTTGGATAAAGACCCTACAAATTCTCAAGTCAAAGTGATTTATTATGTGCAAGTGGGACAGAAAGTAAAAATTAATGATGTGATCATCACAGGAAATACTCGCACAGGAGATAGGATTATCCGCCGTGAGTTGCTTTTGGCTCCGGGTGATGAATACAGCCTTTCACAATTGCGACGCTCTGAAAATGCACTTAAAAGACTTGGATATTTTGGAAAGGTTGAGATACAAGAGCGTAGGGTGAGTGAAGATTCTATGGATTTGCTTGTAAGCGTAGAGGAATCGCGCACGGGCGAGCTTATGTTTGGCTTTGGCTATGGAAGCTTTGATAGATTAATGGTAAATGCTTCTATTAGAGAGCGCAATCTCTTTGGTACAGGGCACGGTGCGCAGTTTTATGTGGATTGGTCCTATCGTCGCCAGCTCTTTAACCTCACACTTTCAAATCCACGCATTTTTGATTCTGAATATAGTGAATCTGTGAGCGCATTTGTTTCTACTTACTACAATTGGGATTATCGCGAGCGCAC from Helicobacter himalayensis harbors:
- the bamA gene encoding outer membrane protein assembly factor BamA, with protein sequence MQTFIRIFFFIFVLLQCSAQILGAVQISAVRYQGSQVISDVLASEISKIKPGDELNIRAVDIAVQEFFKQGYFEDVYASFESGVLTFHFKQRPKVASVEIKGYGSEQEKETLYSQIGIKKGDSFDEVKLERAKVVIKTILEYQGYYGSVVNEELKSVGDDGAYAITLNINQGENIIITKAQYEGREKLSISEVEELAANRQKQFAGWLWGRNDGKLRLNDLEYDNARIQDAYMRKGFLDANVSSAFLEANFSDYTAHLHYKINEGERYKISEVKVLLQIPVMDEEALVKKLKIKKGEYFNIENLRADIDIIKQEVADLGYAFARANPDLDKDPTNSQVKVIYYVQVGQKVKINDVIITGNTRTGDRIIRRELLLAPGDEYSLSQLRRSENALKRLGYFGKVEIQERRVSEDSMDLLVSVEESRTGELMFGFGYGSFDRLMVNASIRERNLFGTGHGAQFYVDWSYRRQLFNLTLSNPRIFDSEYSESVSAFVSTYYNWDYRERTNGASVTFGRLLSDTFRISVGYTLSTTQILNFYDSTIQTAYEAYFAQTYKSGVTPLDGPIKSAISPSISFDNTDDYYFPKNGIIASAYIEYAGLGGSEKYTKIYGKFAAYKHLKSLIGLDLIARYKTQGGAIFDQGYAPITSRFYMGGITSVRGYQISSLTPRYYHNAAPNGIRVGGNYMLTNSVELSYGLLEKAQMRIALFADYGMIGIHSLAETQRASWGVALEWVSPIGPIVLVFPQAINPQPNDYTSKFEFTMGTRF